One genomic window of Ruminococcus gauvreauii includes the following:
- a CDS encoding ABC transporter permease: MKKIISRHSENISLGAVIIVLFAVFSVMQPNMMTAFNIKNILVQVSLTAIAAAGMTFAYTAGVFDMSIGSILALVSVVVARVATAAGLFPAILAAFAIAVMVGIINGLIVTKLQIQAFAATLVTMILIRGIAVLLANGADVPLYSMTSVKFISSGSVAGIPFPILLTILVYACAYFIYHATAFGMKIRSVGSNADASRISGIKTNRMIVAAFVLTAVTAVFSSLIKTAQVMFGKATIGEDFALDVMTTVILGGTLITGGKGNLTGTLIASILIAVIKNGLNINNVNSYYQQLVIGVILIFALVVNGIKTMKNEKQIRREG; encoded by the coding sequence ATGAAAAAAATCATATCCAGACATAGCGAAAACATCAGCCTGGGAGCTGTGATCATCGTGCTGTTCGCCGTATTTTCCGTGATGCAGCCGAACATGATGACGGCGTTCAATATTAAAAATATTCTGGTTCAGGTCTCGCTGACGGCTATTGCCGCTGCGGGCATGACGTTTGCCTACACGGCGGGCGTATTTGATATGTCCATCGGATCGATCCTGGCACTGGTGAGCGTGGTGGTAGCCAGAGTTGCCACGGCGGCAGGACTGTTTCCGGCGATTCTGGCGGCATTTGCGATCGCCGTGATGGTCGGAATCATCAATGGCCTGATCGTGACGAAGCTGCAGATTCAGGCGTTTGCGGCGACGCTCGTGACGATGATCCTGATCAGGGGCATCGCGGTGCTCCTGGCAAACGGCGCGGATGTTCCACTCTATTCCATGACGAGCGTCAAATTCATCTCATCCGGAAGTGTCGCAGGAATTCCGTTTCCGATACTGCTGACCATACTCGTCTATGCATGTGCCTACTTCATCTACCATGCGACGGCATTTGGGATGAAGATACGCAGTGTCGGTTCCAACGCCGACGCGTCGCGTATTTCAGGCATCAAGACAAACAGGATGATCGTCGCGGCATTCGTGCTGACGGCAGTGACGGCTGTCTTCTCGAGCCTCATAAAGACCGCGCAGGTCATGTTCGGCAAGGCGACGATCGGGGAAGATTTCGCACTGGATGTCATGACGACCGTTATTCTCGGCGGGACGCTCATCACGGGCGGGAAAGGAAATCTGACGGGGACTCTGATCGCCTCGATACTGATCGCGGTGATCAAGAACGGACTGAACATCAATAATGTGAATTCCTATTATCAGCAGCTTGTGATCGGCGTCATCCTGATCTTTGCGCTGGTGGTAAACGGGATCAAGACAATGAAGAACGAAAAACAGATCAGGAGGGAGGGTTAG
- a CDS encoding sugar ABC transporter ATP-binding protein gives MGAYIQIRNVCKQFYGVYALRDISFDIEQGSVHAIMGENGAGKSTLMKILGGAYQADGGSISIDGRERNIKNVRDADECGISVIYQEFNLVPELTVAENIFISDIPKKTFLGIVEKKKRSAKAKELLDFLEINVDPDEYVKDLSVSEKQMVEIAKSLSRNSDIIIMDEPTAALNEEEVEKLEEVVRMLRNEGKTILYISHRLKEVFDMADTVTVLRNGEYVDTKPISELTEAAIIKLMVGHEIDHGAVRPCHATDHVLMEVRGLTLKNVFEDVSFCLHQGEILGAAGLMGCGREEVLSAIYGLFQYDSGQVFLDGREVRFKNPQDAIEHGVCFLTDDRKDKGILPMMSVEENVTLISIRSLKKKFGFYIDPKGEQEQLQKMTDFMAIKYANPKQKISYLSGGNQQKALLGRDLLLDNRVFIMLEPTRGIDVGAKEEIYNLLSELARNGMGIIAVFSDMNELIKVCDRVIVFCDGRVTGGLTRDEFNKERILTFASGKEA, from the coding sequence GTGGGGGCATATATTCAGATCCGCAATGTCTGCAAACAGTTTTACGGTGTGTACGCACTGAGGGATATCAGCTTTGATATTGAACAGGGCAGTGTCCACGCCATCATGGGTGAGAACGGCGCGGGGAAAAGTACGCTGATGAAGATTCTGGGCGGCGCATACCAGGCGGACGGCGGTTCGATCAGTATTGACGGCAGAGAGCGGAACATCAAAAACGTCAGGGACGCGGATGAGTGCGGAATCAGCGTTATTTACCAGGAATTTAATCTGGTGCCTGAACTGACGGTTGCGGAGAATATCTTTATCTCGGATATACCGAAAAAGACTTTTCTTGGGATTGTGGAAAAGAAAAAGCGATCAGCAAAGGCAAAGGAGCTGCTGGATTTCCTGGAAATCAATGTGGACCCTGATGAATACGTGAAAGACCTTTCGGTGTCGGAGAAGCAGATGGTGGAGATTGCAAAATCGCTGTCAAGGAATTCGGATATCATCATCATGGACGAGCCGACGGCAGCCCTGAATGAGGAGGAAGTCGAAAAGCTGGAAGAGGTCGTGCGTATGCTCAGGAATGAGGGCAAGACGATCCTGTACATATCACACAGGCTGAAAGAGGTGTTTGACATGGCGGATACCGTCACTGTGCTGCGAAACGGCGAGTATGTGGATACGAAACCGATCAGCGAGCTGACGGAGGCGGCCATCATCAAACTGATGGTAGGCCATGAGATCGATCATGGTGCGGTGCGCCCCTGCCATGCAACGGATCATGTACTGATGGAAGTCAGGGGACTGACTCTTAAAAATGTATTTGAAGACGTCTCGTTTTGTCTCCATCAGGGTGAAATACTGGGTGCAGCCGGCCTGATGGGGTGCGGAAGGGAAGAAGTACTGTCTGCGATTTACGGACTGTTCCAGTATGACAGCGGGCAGGTGTTCCTGGACGGGAGAGAAGTGCGATTTAAGAATCCTCAGGATGCCATCGAACACGGCGTCTGTTTCCTGACGGACGACCGCAAGGACAAGGGAATCCTGCCGATGATGTCGGTCGAGGAGAATGTGACCCTGATCTCCATACGCAGCCTGAAGAAGAAATTCGGCTTCTATATCGACCCGAAAGGCGAGCAGGAGCAGCTTCAGAAAATGACGGACTTTATGGCGATCAAGTACGCGAATCCAAAGCAAAAGATCTCATATCTGAGCGGAGGCAATCAGCAGAAGGCGCTGCTGGGACGAGACCTGCTGCTGGACAACAGAGTCTTCATCATGCTGGAGCCGACCCGCGGTATCGACGTCGGGGCTAAAGAAGAGATCTACAACCTGCTGTCCGAGCTTGCACGAAACGGAATGGGGATCATCGCAGTGTTTTCTGATATGAATGAGCTCATCAAGGTCTGTGACCGCGTGATTGTATTCTGTGACGGGCGGGTGACGGGAGGCCTGACGAGAGACGAATTTAACAAAGAACGGATTCTGACGTTTGCGTCAGGAAAGGAGGCGTGA